From the genome of Pieris rapae chromosome 5, ilPieRapa1.1, whole genome shotgun sequence, one region includes:
- the LOC111003527 gene encoding sodium channel protein para isoform X24 — protein sequence MSEDLDSISEEEQSLFRPFTRESLAVIEARIAEEHAKQKELEKKRAEGETDLGRTKKKKEVRYDDEDEDEGPQPDATLEQGLPLPVRMQGSFPPELSSTPLEDIDPFYQNQTTFVVISKGRDIFRFSATDALWMLDPFNPIRRVAIYILVHPLFSLFIITTILVNCILMIMPTTPTVESTEVIFTGIYTFESAVKVMARGFILQPFTYLRDAWNWLDFVVIALAYVTMGIDLGNLAALRTFRVLRALKTVAIVPGLKTIVGAVIESVKNLRDVIILTMFSLSVFALMGLQIYMGVLTQKCVKVFPEDGSWGNLTDENWERFCQNETNWYSENDDYPLCGNSSGAGTCEPGYICLQGYGPNPNYGYTSFDTFGWAFLSAFRLMTQDYWENLYQLVLRSAGSWHVLFFVVIIFLGSFYLVNLILAIVAMSYDELQKKAEEEEQAEEEALREAEQKAAARADKQEAREQHAREQAAAAEAAAYAEAHPAKSPSDFSCQSYELFVNQERGNQDDNTRERMSLRSDPFQDSASLSLPGSPFNLRRGSRGSHQMALRPNGRNRYPPGADRKPLVLSTYLDAQEHLPYADDSNAVTPMSEENGAIIIPVYYANLGSRHSSYTSHQSRLSYTSHGDLLGGKAQTKEAKLRGRSASRNHSITSQPHAYALPRQESSLVSRPLREYEVSTTECTDEAGKVLKQSNDNPFIESSQQPNVVDMRDVMVLNEIIEQAGRQSRASEQNVSVYYFSTAEDDDEGPTFKERLLEWLMKGIDFFCVWDCCWLWLEFQKYVALLVFDPFVELFITLCIVVNTLFMALDHHDMDKDMERALKSGNYFFTATFGIEAMLKLIAMSPKYYFQEGWNIFDFIIVALSLLELGLEGVQGLSVLRSFRLLRVFKLAKSWPTLNLLISIMGRTMGALGNLTFVLCIIIFIFAVMGMQLFGKNYVDYVDRFPGGELPRWNFTDFMHSFMIVFRVLCGEWIESMWDCMLVGDVSCIPFFLATVVIGNLVVLNLFLALLLSNFGSSSLSTPTADQDTNKIAEAFNRISRFIDWVKKNAADFLKIVKSKLTNQIAIHAPGLKAALCARCVSSERVDNELELGADIEDGVLFKDKKLKDQVEVAIGDGMEFTIPGDNKYKKGNILMNNINAITDNHTDNRINCEINHHGYPIQDDDTISQKSYGSHKIRSFKDESHKGSADTIDGEEKKDASKEELGLEEEMIEEEEDGKLDGLAKIDIKVAADEDVVDLTPADCCPEPCYARFPFLAGDDESPFWQGWATLRLKTFRLIENTYFETAVITMILLSSLALALEDVHLPHRPILQDILYYMDRIFTVIFFIEMLIKWLALGFQKYFTNAWCWLDFIIVMVSLINFVAALCGAGGIQAFKTMRTLRALRPLRAMSRMQGMRVVVNALVQAIPSIFNVLLVCLIFWLIFAIMGVQLFAGKYFKCVDMNHTTLSHEIIPDRNACILENYTWENSPMNFDHVGKAYLCLFQVATFKGWIQIMNDAIDSREVGRQPIRETNIYMYLYFVFFIIFGSFFTLNLFIGVIIDNFNEQKKKAGGSLEMFMTEDQKKYYNAMKKMGSKKPLKAIPRPRWRPQAIVFEIVTDKKFDMIIMLFIGFNMLTMTLDHYQQTETFSQILDYLNMIFIVIFSSECLLKIFALRYHYFVEPWNLFDFVVVMFSILSLVLSDIIEKYFVSPTLLRVVRVAKVGRVLRLVKGAKGIRTLLFALAMSLPALFNICLLLFLVMFIFAIFGMSFFMHVKNKGGLDDVYNFKTFVQSMILLFQMSTSAGWDGVLDGIINEEECDLPDNERGYPGNCGSATIGITYLLSYLVISFLIVINMYIAVILENYSQATEDVQEGLTDDDYDMYYEIWQRFDPEGTQYIRYEQLSDFLDVLEPPLQIHKPNKYKIISMDIPICRGDMMFCVDILDALTKDFFARKGNPIEEPGDIVGRPGEVGYEPVSSTLWRQREEYCARLIQHAWRRHRRAHSPAGEGVGGDGSGGECSAGGAETAVLLDSSGGSAHRVVLQGGGESPRPPEPAPPPAPV from the exons ATGTCCGAAGACTTGGACTCGATCAGCGAGGAAGAACAAAGTTTGTTCCGACCTTTCACTAGAGAGTCATTGGCCGTTATCGAAGCCCGCATAGCTGAGGAGCATGCCAAGCAAAAAGAACTCGAAAAGAAACGCGCTGAAGGCGAG ACCGATTTGGGGCGgacgaaaaagaaaaaagaa GTGCGTTACGATGACGAGGACGAAGACGAAGGTCCTCAACCGGACGCGACCCTCGAGCAGGGTCTACCCCTGCCCGTACGGATGCAGGGATCCTTCCCCCCTGAACTATCCTCCACGCCTCTCGAAGACATCGATCCGTTCTACCAAAATCAAACC ACATTCGTAGTCATAAGCAAGGGTAGAGATATCTTCAGATTTTCGGCGACAGATGCGTTATGGATGTTGGATCCGTTCAACCCGATAAGGAGGGTCGCTATATACATACTTGTACATCCTCTTTTCTCTCTGTTCATCATTACAACGATCCTTGTCAATTGTATCTTAATGATAATGCCGACGACGCCAACCGTCGAAAGTACTGA AGTTATCTTTACCGGAATCTACACGTTTGAATCGGCGGTGAAAGTAATGGCCAGGGGTTTCATTCTACAGCCATTCACATACCTTAGAGATGCATGGAATTGGCTTGACTTCGTAGTTATAGCTTTAGC TTATGTGACGATGGGCATAGATCTCGGCAACTTGGCCGCTCTTAGAACGTTCAGAGTTCTCCGAGCGCTGAAGACTGTGGCCATCGTACCGG GGTTGAAGACTATCGTTGGTGCTGTCATAGAGTCTGTGAAAAATCTTCGCGATGTGATTATTTTGACAATGTTCTCGCTATCTGTATTTGCGTTAATGGGCCTACAAATCTACATGGGAGTGTTAACGCAGAAATGTGTAAAGGTATTCCCCGAAGACGGCAGTTGGGGCAACCTGACTGATGAGAACTGGGAGAGATTTTGTCAAAACGAAA cGAACTGGTATAGTGAAAATGACGACTATCCATTATGCGGGAACTCATCAGGAGCAGG AACATGTGAACCAGGCTACATATGTTTACAAGGGTACGGACCAAACCCAAACTACGGCTACACGAGTTTCGACACGTTCGGTTGGGCGTTTCTATCAGCTTTCAGATTGATGACGCAAGATTACTGggaaaatttatatcaactg GTTCTAAGGTCGGCTGGTTCATGGCACGTGCTGTTCTTCGTTGTGATCATTTTCCTCGGCTCTTTCTATCTCGTCAACTTGATCTTGGCCATCGTCGCCATGTCATACGACGAGTTGCAGAAGAAAGCAGAGGAGGAGGAACAGGCTGAAGAAGAAGCACTAAGG GAAGCGGAACAAAAGGCAGCGGCTCGAGCGGATAAGCAAGAAGCGAGGGAACAACACGCTCGCGAGCAAGCCGCCGCGGCGGAAGCAGCCGCATACGCCGAAGCACATCCTGCCAAGTCTCCCAGTGACTTCTCCTGCCAGAGCTACGAGTTGTTCGTCAACCAGGAGAGGGGCAATCAGGATGACAATACGAGGGAACGCATGTCCCTTCGTAGCGACCCCTTCCAGGATTCG GCTTCTTTATCACTACCTGGATCACCGTTCAATTTGCGACGCGGTTCCCGAGGATCTCATCAAATGGCGTTGAGACCGAACGGAAGGAATAGGTATCCACCGGGAGCCGATCGGAAACCACTTGTTTTATCAACATACTTGGACGCACAGGAACATCTGCCTTATGCTGATGACTCAAATGCAGTCACGCCCATGTCAGAGGAGAACGGCGCTATTATAATACCAGTCTACTATGCGAACTTGG GATCAAGACATTCCTCCTATACATCACACCAGTCTAGGCTATCATATACGTCGCACGGCGATCTCTTAGGGGGAAAAGCTCAAACCAAGGAGGCCAAACTTAGAGGGCGATCGGCATCCAGGAACCACAGCATTACTTCCCAACCTCACGCCTACGCGCTGCCCAGACAAGAGTCGTCGCTGGTATCTCGACCATTAAGAGAATAT gaAGTAAGTACAACGGAATGTACTGATGAGGCTGGCAAAGTTTTGAAACAATCAAATGATAATCCGTTCATTGAGTCATCACAGCAGCCAAATGTCGTTGATATGAGAG aTGTTATGGtactaaatgaaataattgaacaAGCTGGAAGGCAAAGTAGAGCGAGCGAGCAAAATG TGTCAGTATACTACTTCTCAACAGCTGAAGATGACGATGAAGGGCCCACATTCAAGGAGCGACTCCTGGAGTGGCTCATGAAAGGGATAGACTTCTTCTGTGTGTGGGATTGCTGCTGGTTATGGCTCGAGTTTCAGAAATACGTCGCACTCTTGGTGTTCGATCCGTTTGTAGAACTGTTCATCACGTTGTGTATCGTGGTCAATACTCTGTTTATGGCACTGGACCATCACGACATGGACAAAGATATGGAAAGAGCGTTGAAAAGTGGTAATTAT TTTTTCACGGCTACGTTCGGTATTGAAGCGATGCTAAAATTAATAGCAATGAGTCCCAAATATTACTTTCAAGAAGGATGGAACATATTCGACTTTATCATTGTGGCCTTATCATTATTGGAATTAGGACTGGAAGGGGTTCAGGGTTTGTCAGTATTGCGTTCATTCCGATTG CTTCGAGTATTCAAATTGGCAAAGTCATGGCCGACTCTTAATTTACTCATCTCTATAATGGGTAGGACGATGGGTGCCTTGGGCAACCTGACCTTCGTATTGTGcatcattattttcatatttgccGTGATGGGTATGCAACTATTCGGGAAAAATTATGTGG ATTACGTAGACCGTTTTCCTGGTGGAGAGCTCCCAAGGTGGAACTTCACGGATTTCATGCACAGTTTCATGATAGTATTCCGAGTATTATGTGGAGAATGGATAGAGAGTATGTGGGATTGCATGCTGGTTGGAGATGTTTCTTGTATACCTTTCTTCTTGGCAACGGTCGTTATTGGCAATCTTGTG GTACTTAACCTCTTCTTGGCCCTGTTACTGTCAAATTTTGGTTCGTCAAGTCTATCGACGCCAACAGCCGATCAGGACACGAACAAAATCGCGGAGGCTTTTAATAGAATATCCCGATTTATCGATTGGGTCAAAAAAAACGCAgccgattttttaaaaatagtcaaAAGCAAATTGACGAATCAGATTGCTATCCACGCTCCGG GCTTAAAAGCGGCATTATGTGCCCGCTGTGTTTCTTCAGAACGAGTCGACAATGAACTGGAATTGGGTGCCGATATCGAAGACGGGGTTTTATTCAAAGACAAGAAACTAAAAGATCAAGTGGAGGTAGCTATAGGTGACGGAATGGAATTTACGATACCAG GcgacaataaatataaaaaaggaaatatattgatgaataatattaatgctaTAACGGATAATCATACTGACAATCGAATTAACTGTGAAATAAATCATCATGGTTATCCGATACAG GATGATGATACAATTAGTCAAAAATCTTATGGTAGTCATAAAATAAGATCATTTAAAGACGAAAGTCATAAAGGATCTGCGGATACGATAGACGGAGAAGAAAAGAAAGACGCAAGTAAAGAAGAATTAGGTTTAGAagaag AAATGATTGAAGAAGAGGAGGATGGAAAACTTGATGGCTTAgcaaaaatagatataaaggTGGCCGCAGACGAGGATGTAGTGGACCTCACACCAGCAGACTGTTGTCCAGAACCTTGCTATGCGCGCTTCCCCTTCTTAGCTGGAGATGACGAGTCTCCATTTTGGCAAGGCTGGGCAACCCTTAGACTGAAAACCTTCcgattaatagaaaatacctATTTCGAAACGGCTGTGATAACAATGATTTTACTTAGTAGTTTGGCATTG GCGTTAGAAGATGTCCATCTACCACATCGACCAATTCTTCAAGACATCTTATATTACATGGATCGTATATTCACagtaatattctttattgaGATGTTAATCAAATGGTTAGCTCTCGGATTTCAGAAGTACTTCACCAACGCCTGGTGCTGGCTCGATTTCATTATTGTCATG GTGTCGCTTATAAACTTCGTTGCGGCGCTTTGTGGCGCTGGAGGCATTCAAGCATTCAAAACGATGAGAACTCTCCGAGCCCTTCGACCACTCAGGGCTATGAGCCGCATGCAGGGCATGAGG GTTGTTGTAAACGCGTTAGTACAAGCCATTCCATCCATCTTCAACGTACTGCTCGTATGTCTTATCTTCTGGCTAATTTTCGCTATTATGGGAGTTCAACTGTTTgctggaaaatattttaag tgtGTCGACATGAACCATACAACACTGAGCCATGAAATAATTCCCGATCGTAACGCGTGCATTTTGGAAAATTACACATGGGAAAATTCACCGATGAACTTCGATCACGTCGGAAAAGCTTACCTATGTTTGTTCCAAGTGGCCACGTTCAAAGGCTGGATACAAATCATGAATGATGCTATCGACTCGCGAGAG gTCGGCCGCCAACCAATCAGAGAAACTAATATCTACATGTACCTGTACTTCgtgttctttattatatttgggtCTTTCTTCACCCTTAACCTATTTATAGGAGTAATCATTGACAACTTTAACGAACAAAAGAAAAAGGCTGGTGGAAGTCTTGAAATGTTCATGACTGAGGATCAGAAGAAATATTACAATGCTATGAAGAAAATGGGATCCAAGAAACCGTTGAAAGCTATCCCAAGACCAAGA TGGCGACCACAAGCGATAGTATTCGAGATTGTGACGGATAAGAAGTTCGACATGATTATCATGTTGTTCATCGGTTTCAATATGTTAACGATGACACTAGATCACTATCAACAAACAGAAACGTTCAGCCAGATCCTGGATTATCTAAATATGATCTTCATCGTTATATTTAGTTCAGAGTGTCTgttgaaaatatttgcattgCGCTATCACTATTTCGTTGAACCTTGGAATCTATTTGATTTCGTCGTTGTCATGTTTTCTATTCTCA GTCTGGTGTTAAGTGACATTAttgagaaatattttgtatctcCAACTTTGTTGAGAGTAGTGAGAGTGGCAAAAGTTGGTAGAGTGTTGCGTCTTGTAAAAGGAGCTAAGGGTATTAGAACTCTACTGTTTGCCTTAGCGATGTCACTACCCGCTCTTTTCAATATCTGTTTACTACTTTTCTtggtcatgtttatttttgcGATATTTGGAATGTCGTTCTTTATGCACGTTAAAAATAAAGGAGGCCTTGATGACGTCTACAACTTCAAGACTTTCGTGCAGAGTATGATTCTACTCTTCCAG ATGTCAACGTCAGCGGGTTGGGATGGCGTTTTAGATGGAATAATCAACGAAGAAGAGTGTGATTTACCAGATAACGAACGAGGGTATCCCGGTAACTGTGGTTCTGCGACCATTGGGATCACGTACTTACTGTCTTATTTGGTCATATCTTTCCTAATCGTTATCAACATGTACATTGCCGTCATTCTCGAGAATTACTCTCAG GCGACCGAAGACGTGCAAGAAGGTTTGACCGACGACGACTACGACATGTACTATGAAATTTGGCAAAGATTCGATCCGGAAGGAACTCAGTACATCCGCTACGAGCAACTGTCAGACTTCCTCGACGTCCTCGAACCGCCACTACAGATTCACAAAccgaataaatacaaaatcatatCTATGGATATTCCGATCTGTCGCGGCGACATGATGTTCTGCGTGGACATCCTGGACGCCCTGACGAAAGACTTCTTTGCCCGAAAGGGCAACCCTATCGAGGAGCCCGGAGACATCGTGGGTCGGCCGGGCGAGGTCGGCTATGAGCCGGTGTCCTCGACGCTATGGCGACAACGCGAGGAGTACTGCGCGAGGCTGATCCAGCACGCTTGGCGGCGGCATCGGCGCGCGCATTCGCCTGCCGGAGAGGGCGTGGGCGGGGACGGCTCGGGTGGCGAGTGCAGCGCGGGCGGCGCCGAGACGGCCGTGCTGCTAGACTCTTCGGGCGGCAGTGCGCACCGTGTGGTGCTGCAGGGAGGTGGAGAGTCTCCTCGCCCGCCCGAGCCGGCGCCGCCGCCCGCGCCCGTCTGA